The Anopheles coluzzii chromosome 2, AcolN3, whole genome shotgun sequence genome window below encodes:
- the LOC125908390 gene encoding uncharacterized protein LOC125908390 has translation MMQHSPDLQRASLALPLVPEAAEMRPADVNDAAAAAPTMEPTTERQVDTCHAIRLNVPEMDTNNLPSFFCALEHWFAASGITAKMDNRRFHIAMAQIPLRLFSELQPLLGNVPATDRYDFVKKTILAHYSESQRRRLHRLLYATELGDRKPSQLLAEMRRAAGDTIIESLLVDLWIGKLPPHVQSAVIAAQGATADKTAVADAIMDCISPLATTSACNTMAEVRTTTDFEAQMTRKVDDLSRQLNEFMRQCRQSDRFRTHPRSQPPTPSRRVTDATDGQCYYHRRFGRTARSCRQPCSYPAPVSPSSGQPPSSA, from the coding sequence ATGATGCAACACAGCCCCGACCTGCAGCGCGCTTCCCTAGCATTACCGCTCGTCCCAGAGGCGGCTGAGATGAGACCGGCTGATGTTAACGAcgcggctgcagcagcacctaCGATGGAGCCCACCACAGAGCGCCAAGTGGACACATGCCACGCCATACGACTGAATGTACCGGAGATGGACACCAACAACCTACCGTCGTTTTTCTGTGCTTTAGAACATTGGTTCGCAGCATCCGGTATCACCGCGAAAATGGACAACCGACGTTTCCATATAGCGATGGCTCAGATACCTCTTCGTTTGTTCTCGGAGCTACAACCGCTACTAGGAAACGTGCCTGCGACTGACCGATACgatttcgtaaaaaaaaccatcctcGCACATTACAGCGAATCTCAACGCAGGCGACTACATCGGTTATTGTACGCGACCGAATTAGGAGACCGCAAACCGTCCCAGCTACTTGCGGAGATGCGTCGTGCCGCTGGCGATACGATTATCGAATCGCTCCTGGTGGACCTCTGGATTGGGAAGCTACCTCCACACGTGCAGTCGGCCGTTATCGCCGCACAAGGAGCAACAGCAGACAAGACCGCCGTTGCCGACGCTATAATGGATTGCATTTCACCTCTCGCCACGACCAGCGCTTGCAACACCATGGCCGAGGTACGCACGACGACCGATTTCGAAGCACAAATGACGCGGAAAGTGGACGACCTTAGCCGCCAGCTCAACGAGTTCATGCGACAGTGCCGCCAAAGCGACCGCTTCCGGACTCACCCTCGTTCACAGCCACCAACACCGTCACGTCGTGTCACTGACGCCACCGATGGACAGTGCTACTACCACCGCCGTTTTGGAAGAACAGCACGATCCTGCCGACAGCCTTGCTCGTATCCAGCCCCCGTGTCCCCGAGCTCGGGTCAACCGCCGTCATCAGCATGA
- the LOC120956968 gene encoding uncharacterized protein LOC120956968, translating into MRCVVLFWLPPQLNVLIRKQLHFPAMSDYLSNNDHNYNRRLRRNRRWWMRPVFFRRRQDENRLLDDIKAEMVNDTIKNFMRMKHEDFDRLYALVGPEISRMDTNMREAITAQERLLITLRYLATGETFASLQYLFRVSKSSIAKIVKDVCACLNKHLRSYVKMPSTAEEWKEKSKKFEQRWNFPHAIGSIDGKHVQVEKPSNSGSEYYNYQHYFSIVLLAVVDADYNFLHADIGGKGGISDGGVFKNTRLYQRLENNSLNVPEPEPLRVPYAMRVPYFLLGDKAFAFTRYCIRPFGGMHAEGTIERVFNKRHSRARMIVENVFGILANRFRINKSPILLEPEDAKTVIMTTIYLHNFLRQSASRNTYTRPSSFDRVVNGRFVEGERAPATMSGLQGIPCRTPNDLLNIRLHIAHDLKYNNQLNH; encoded by the exons atgcgttgtgttgttttgttttggcttcCGCCAcaactgaacgtgttaatcCGTAAGCAGCTTCATTTTCCAGCCATGAGTGATTATTTATCAAACAACGATCATAATTACAACCGGCGTCTTCGGCGAAACCGTCGGTGGTGGATGCGACCAGTTTTCTTCCGCAGAAGACAGGATGAAAATCGTCTGTTGGACGACATCAAGGCCGAAATGGTAAACGATACGATAAAAAATTTTATGCGGATGAAACACGAAGATTTCGATCGTCTTTATGCCTTGGTCGGTCCAGAAATAAGCCGCATGGATACAAATATGCGAGAAGCGATCACGGCCCAAGAAAGGCTTTTAATAACATTGCGGTATTTGGCAACGGGGGAGACATTTGCAAGCTTGCAATACTTGTTTCGG GTTTCTAAATCATCGATTGCCAAAATTGTAAAggatgtgtgtgcttgtttaaataaacatttgcgGAGCTATGTAAAG ATGCCGTCCACAGCAGAAGAATGGAAGGAGAAATCAAAAAAGTTTGAACAAAGGTGGAATTTTCCGCATGCAATTGGGTCCATTGATGGCAAACACGTACAAGTGGAAAAGCCTAGTAATAGTGGATCAGAGTATTACAACTATCAACATTATTTCAGCATTGTTTTACTTGCGGTAGTAGATGCCGATTACAACTTTTTACATGCAGATATTGGAGGAAAAGGTGGAATATCTGACGGAGGTGTATTTAAAAACACACGCTTATACCAGAGGCTGGAAAACAACAGTTTGAATGTACCGGAACCTGAACCACTGCGAGTTCCATATGCAATGCGAGTACCTTACTTTCTTTTAGGCGATAAAGCGTTTGCTTTTACCAGGTACTGCATTCGACCATTTGGAGGCATGCATGCGGAAGGGACAATTGAAAGAGTTTTCAACAAACGTCACTCTCGTGCTCGAATGATCGTTGAAAATGTGTTCGGGATTTTAGCCAACCGTTTCCGCATTAATAAAAGCCCGATTCTGCTAGAGCCAGAAGATGCTAAAACGGTTATTATGACAACAATATATCTCCATAATTTTCTTCGACAGAGTGCTTCACGCAATACATACACTCGCCCTTCATCTTTTGACAGGGTcgtcaatgggcgttttgtagAAGGCGAGAGAGCTCCAGCTACAATGAGCGGACTACAAGGCATACCCTGTCGCACGCCAAACGACTTGTTGAATATACGTTTACACATTGCACATGATCTTAAGTATAATAACCAACTTAATCATTAA